The segment CGCTTTTCGGTGTTGGCAAAGAACTTCAAAACTTCCGTGTCGACAGTCTTGTACTCTTCGGCCAGAAATGCTTGGTAGCCTTTGACCACCGCGTCTACAACGGCAAAAGACACACTGGGATCTGTGCTCCGATAGGAGATGAACAGCTGCTCCGTAGTCAGCCGCTCAGCCTTCTCAGCAGGCTGCACATCCACGCCTCTTTTCTCATCGGCCAACAGGGACACGATGTTCGCCGGCGTCATGTCCGGAAAATGCTTTTCGAGCTTGCCAACCTTGACTGCCAACGTTAACACCGCCTGGCTCTTAATCGCCCGTGACTCATCTTTACGATTGGTGAAATAAGCGATCTTTTCTGGGTCGTAGACCACCGAATTAACCGAAGTAGGCATCGCCGAAACCACTTGCACCAGAGCAAAGGACAAATACCTGCTGGGCAATTTGGTGAAGTACATGAACCCGGCTCCGGCACCAATCAGGGCACCGAGCATCGGCAACCATTTCCAGCGCCACAGAATGCGAACTAAGTCGATTCCTTGCTGTTGGCGCGGCGAGGCCATCTCCGGAAGTCCGGCAGTGACTAAACCGCGATTTGGCGAAACATCCATAAGTTGCGACATGCGAACGGCCTTCTATTGGCGTGAACGGTTGTAGGCTAACTGGTTAAAGTATAGAAAATGAGTAGCGTTCGGAGACCATTAATTATTCAATTTAAGTAGACTGCGACAACTTTAAGGGGGCTGAACCAATCAGACCGTTACCGTCAATTCAAGTGATGCATTACAAACTACCTTTGGGGGGGCAGATTGGATAGATCCGACCTTACGAACTCTAGATCGGGTCAGCCTGACAATCATCCAGTAAGACGGACACGCCTTGATCCATGAATCGCACCGCAACCTGGAGACGTACTTCGCGTTCACGACGCAAAATGACGCCTTCGTAGCCCGCAAAGGCTCCATTGCGAATGCGTACGCGCTGACCGGGCTCTAGTCGCCGCTCGGGAGAGAGCGGAAAATCATCGACGATCAACTGCTGGAGTTGCCGGAGGTCAGCGACAAACTGCATCGTATCCCCGACCGGCAACCACCGACTTACGCAGCCCGTGCTGACGGCTTGATAACGCTCGGTTTCGCCGCCACACACAAATACGTAACTGCCAAACAGGGGCGTAAATGTTGTTCGCAACCGGCCACCTGCAGAGCGGTATCGACGTTTGATGATTGGCGAGTAATACGGCACGTCCTCGTCAAACAAACGCCGCATGAGCTTCTTTTCCTGCCTGGGCAATGTGTACATTGCCCACCACTGGCCATCGGTGGCCTGCGGAGTTTCGAATAACGAACCCGGATGCAGATTAGGCTCACGACTGAGTATTGGCATCGTTGCTCTTGGGACCAGTCACTTCTGCAGCTTCGGATTGCTTGTCTTCGATGTAGCCGGTGGTGTAGGAAGTGTACTTGCCATACTTGCCATAGCCGTATTTGCCATATTTGCCATACCCATAACCGTAACTACTGCGGTAAGAGTAACGGTAATCGTTGTAACTGTAATTGTAGCCGTAGCCACCGTAAGCAGCTTCGGTACTAACGCCGTTTACGACCACCCCTAGAATCTGAGCATCGACCGATTCGAGCACGCGGAAGGCTCGCGTCGCCAATGGCTTGACATTGCGTCGCAAACGCATGGTCAAGACGACACCATCAACCACTGACGCCACTACGCTCGGATCGGATACAGCCAGCAGTGGCGGGGTATCGATAATAATAATGTCGTACTTCTCGCGAACGATCTCAATCAGTTCAGCGAAGCGGCTGCTGCTGAGCAACTCAGCCGGATTATTCGGCCGCTTGCCACCAGGCATAATCGACAGGTTGGCGACACAGCTTGTGTAAATTGCATCATCCAGTTCGCATTGGCCAGCGACCAATTGAGCCATGCCCACATCGGCGTCGAAGCCAAACAACTTTTGCAAACGAGGACGACGGAAGTCGGCGTCAATCAATAATACGCGACGACCAGACTGCGCCATGGCCACAGCAAGATTCGACGACAGCGTTGACTTGCCGTCGCCGGGTACAGGGCTGGTAATCTGCACGACTTTCAGCTCACTACCGCGACTGCTAAAGAACAACCCAGTTCGCACCGACCGAAACGCTTCGGAAATCCTGCCCCGACTATGGTGCAAGGTGATAATCGATGGATCGACCGAGTCGATAACTTTTTTGATGTTCGCCAAATCCATAGCCGGGATGTGTCCCAGTACGGGCTTGCCCAGGTCCGACACAATTTCGTCAGGACTGCGGTAAGATCGGTCAGCCAAATCCATAAGGATCGCCAAGCCAGACATAAGCAGAATGCCAACAGCGGCACCACCTAAAGTGTACGGGGCAGGGTACGGACCATAGAACAGGCCGCCCGAGGCTGGATTGAGTTCTTTCAAGATCTTTTGGTTAACGTTGGACGGTGCCAACTCAACTGCTTTGAGTTTGTCGCTAATTTGAGAATAGAGCTGCTTGATATCACCAATTCTCTCCCTCAATCGGAGGTGTTCTTCCATGAAGCCGGTTAGTTCAATCGACTTCTTACGATCTGCCTCCGCCATCGCACGAACCTCCGCCTCGCGCGTCGCCAGCGCTCGGTACCTGGCCTGCAAGGCATTGATGGTCATTTCCAAAAACTGATTGGTTTGCGCCATGTCCGAGGATTCACTTTCGGCCAGCAGCATTTCAGCCGACTTATTTGCCGCATCTGCTTCAGCCGCAACCGCTTCAGCGTCAACCTCAGCGCCAACAGCCTCCTCATCTGCGCCCTTCTTTCCATCCATAGCTTGTCTAGTCTTGAGACGCGCTTGCAACGCCTTGACTTGAGCATCTCGCTCGGCCTCTTTAGCCTTGGCAATCTTGGCTTCCGTAGCTTGGATTTGGGCTCTCACCCTCTTGACCATCGGATGGCTGGGCCCGTTACCGCTGCTGATCTGGTACTCTTCTTCTGCTAATAAATCTGCCAGTGCTCGCTCCATTTTGACCGACTCAAGATCGCCACCTTTGAACGATGGATCCTCAAAGATTTGCCGCCAGAAGGTCGACTTGACCAAATCCGATCGATCGTTAAGCATCATCAGAATGTCGTGAGGTCGAGCGGTTTCGCTCTTCATCAGCGACTCGACGACTTCCAGTTCGCTCTTTAGGGTAATGCGTTCACTGATGATCTGATCGAGTTCATTTTCCTTCTTTCGATAGCTCTCAAAGAACGGATCCACTGGACTGTCAATGTGCCACAGGATGTCCCGGCTCATAGCTTCTTGCTTGAATTTCGCATAACGCGCGTCTAGCTCAACGTTCTCTTCGCGGAGCTTAGATTCCATGCGGGTGAAGAACTTGAGTACCTCGTCGTCCACCGTCTTAAATTCTTCAGACAGGAACGCCTGATATCCGGCCACCACAGCATTGACGACGGCTTGAGCCACATCCGGATCACGCGACACGTATGCGATGACCAACTGGTCGGTTACAACTTTGTCCGATTTCTCAGCCGGGCTGACTTCAACACCCCGACGCTGGTCCATCAGTTCGAAGACGATTTGGTTCTCCGTCATCCCCGGAAAGTGCTTGGCCAAGTTGCCGTTCTTGACGGCCATTCCCAACACTTTCTGGCTCTTAATGACGCGTGATTCGTCATGTCGACTCTTGTACGCAGCTACTTTTTCGTGATCGTAGAGTTCGAACCCGCGTCCGGCGGGTATTGCAGAAACCACCTGCACCATCGCAAAGGACTGAAATTTCTCGGGTACTTTGGTGTAGAACATGTATCCCACACCGGCACCAATTAAAGCACCCAGAATCGGCAACCACTTCCAGCGCCACAGCACCCGGACTAAGTCCATATTCTGCTGCTGTGGTGCGGCAACTACCTCAGGGGCGGCTGAGGTGAGGCCTCGGTTGAGCATTGATTCCATGATTTGGGACATAGGCTGTTCGTCTCCGGTGGAGGGAAAATGACGTTTCCACTAAGTATAGGCAAGTGGTGCATTTTGGGGATGTGGTTACCCAGGAAATTGTCGTAGATATGCCGCCAGCCACTAGGTATAGTCGCATCAACCGATAAATTCTTATTGACCGTTAGGGGGGTGACGCGGCATTGAGGGTCCGAAGCTGCTGCAAATAGAGCTGTTCGGTCACGCTGAGCGAAGAACGACGGCTGGCCTGCTCCATTTGCCGGATCGCTTCTTCTATGTCGCCCTGGGCCTGGAGCGCCTTGGCCAGTCTAAAGCGGACGTATTTGTCCAACGGACGCAGGGCCGCAACCTTTTCCAGGGCTGCAATATAGCCGTGTTCGTCTTCAAGCTGCTGGGCTACCCAAGCCATTAGCTCCCAGTCTAAGTCAGTTCTCAATTCATCCTTGAGAACCGCAATGTCCAGCTTACCCAGCATCTCAAGAGCAACCTGCGATTCATTAGGCTTATCCTGGAGAACGCGGATTAAGGCAGCTCGGGCCAATTGCGAAGCGGGCAAAATCGACATCAGTTCAGTGGCGTCGATCAAGCCATCCAATAGTGCGGCCGAGCGATGCGCCTGATCAGGGTGGTAAAAAAGTGTTGAACGCCAAAAGTCTAAACCCATCAACCGATCACCGGCAATCAAGCTACAGGTCCCCACCGCCTGCTGCATCCGGGGTATAGAATGTGTCAGGAGCTTTAGTCGAGCGCAGGTCAACGCATGCTTAACGGGATCAACCTGAATTGTCGACTGAAAGATCCCCCAATGCCCACGCCAATCGAACACGCAATGCCGCGACGCCAGCTCAAAGCCGGCTCGACTGGCAGAAACAGACTCAGCCAACCCTGGATTGTCTGT is part of the Pirellulaceae bacterium genome and harbors:
- a CDS encoding UpxY family transcription antiterminator; this translates as MPILSREPNLHPGSLFETPQATDGQWWAMYTLPRQEKKLMRRLFDEDVPYYSPIIKRRYRSAGGRLRTTFTPLFGSYVFVCGGETERYQAVSTGCVSRWLPVGDTMQFVADLRQLQQLIVDDFPLSPERRLEPGQRVRIRNGAFAGYEGVILRREREVRLQVAVRFMDQGVSVLLDDCQADPI
- a CDS encoding polysaccharide biosynthesis tyrosine autokinase; protein product: MSQIMESMLNRGLTSAAPEVVAAPQQQNMDLVRVLWRWKWLPILGALIGAGVGYMFYTKVPEKFQSFAMVQVVSAIPAGRGFELYDHEKVAAYKSRHDESRVIKSQKVLGMAVKNGNLAKHFPGMTENQIVFELMDQRRGVEVSPAEKSDKVVTDQLVIAYVSRDPDVAQAVVNAVVAGYQAFLSEEFKTVDDEVLKFFTRMESKLREENVELDARYAKFKQEAMSRDILWHIDSPVDPFFESYRKKENELDQIISERITLKSELEVVESLMKSETARPHDILMMLNDRSDLVKSTFWRQIFEDPSFKGGDLESVKMERALADLLAEEEYQISSGNGPSHPMVKRVRAQIQATEAKIAKAKEAERDAQVKALQARLKTRQAMDGKKGADEEAVGAEVDAEAVAAEADAANKSAEMLLAESESSDMAQTNQFLEMTINALQARYRALATREAEVRAMAEADRKKSIELTGFMEEHLRLRERIGDIKQLYSQISDKLKAVELAPSNVNQKILKELNPASGGLFYGPYPAPYTLGGAAVGILLMSGLAILMDLADRSYRSPDEIVSDLGKPVLGHIPAMDLANIKKVIDSVDPSIITLHHSRGRISEAFRSVRTGLFFSSRGSELKVVQITSPVPGDGKSTLSSNLAVAMAQSGRRVLLIDADFRRPRLQKLFGFDADVGMAQLVAGQCELDDAIYTSCVANLSIMPGGKRPNNPAELLSSSRFAELIEIVREKYDIIIIDTPPLLAVSDPSVVASVVDGVVLTMRLRRNVKPLATRAFRVLESVDAQILGVVVNGVSTEAAYGGYGYNYSYNDYRYSYRSSYGYGYGKYGKYGYGKYGKYTSYTTGYIEDKQSEAAEVTGPKSNDANTQS